The Coffea arabica cultivar ET-39 chromosome 6e, Coffea Arabica ET-39 HiFi, whole genome shotgun sequence genome contains the following window.
AGCTTAAAACTGGCAAGTTGATCTCCTTGTCTGAGCAAGAGCTAGTGGACTGTGACACTGCGGGTGAAGATCAAGGCTGCAATGGAGGTCTCATGGATGATGCATTTACCTTCATAATCAACAACAAAGGTCTTACTACTGAAGCCAATTATCCATATCAAGCAGTTGATGGAACTTGCAACACAAACAAAGAAGCTAAACCTGCTGCCAAAATCACTGGATTTGAAGATGTCCCTGCAAACAATGAGGCTGCACTCTTGAAGGCTGTGGCCAATCAACCCGTTTCAGTTGCCATTGACGCTAGTGGCTCTGCCTTCCAATTCTATTCAAGCGGCGTCTTCACTGGTGATTGTGGTACTGAATTAGACCATGGTGTGACAGCCGTTGGGTATGGTAAAAGCTCTGATGGAACTAAATATTGGTTAGTTAAGAATTCATGGGGAACTAGCTGGGGTGAGAATGGATACATTTTGATGCAAAGAGACATCGATGCTAAAGAAGGTCTCTGTGGCATTGCCATGCAATCCTCTTACCCTACTGCTTAATTACAACTCAAAAAAATtgctgaagctacccttatacAAGAGCTTTGCTTTGTCTGTTGACTACAGCTCTGTGTATTCTGATGTTAAGTGATTGTTGTATATTTTAAGGTTGCTATCCACCAAATTATGTACATGAAATTCAGTATCTTGTGATATAATGCATGTTAATTTCTATCCTTTTATAAGAAAGTTTACTTCGAAGGGGTGAACTTTTTAATATATGTTTAAAACTTAATATGTGAAATAAATATCTTCAAGTTTTGGCGGGGGCAAAagtttaaatttataaaaataaaattttcaattttctaagGGAGAAaaccttaattttctaaaactttCTGCCCCTCCACACCCTAGTTTT
Protein-coding sequences here:
- the LOC113697504 gene encoding senescence-specific cysteine protease SAG39 isoform X1 yields the protein MGTPAFPNLGKHCSVEDCRQIDFLPFTCDSCHQAVCRNLNEASMIEKHEQWMAQYGRVYKNEAEKGNRYKIFKENVEFIESFNKAGTKSYKLGINQFADLTNVEFRAARNGYKPKECKGTLFRYENVSAVPAAMDWRKKGAVTGIKDQGQCGCCWAFSAVAATEGIHQLKTGKLISLSEQELVDCDTAGEDQGCNGGLMDDAFTFIINNKGLTTEANYPYQAVDGTCNTNKEAKPAAKITGFEDVPANNEAALLKAVANQPVSVAIDASGSAFQFYSSGVFTGDCGTELDHGVTAVGYGKSSDGTKYWLVKNSWGTSWGENGYILMQRDIDAKEGLCGIAMQSSYPTA
- the LOC113697504 gene encoding senescence-specific cysteine protease SAG39 isoform X2, which encodes MIEKHEQWMAQYGRVYKNEAEKGNRYKIFKENVEFIESFNKAGTKSYKLGINQFADLTNVEFRAARNGYKPKECKGTLFRYENVSAVPAAMDWRKKGAVTGIKDQGQCGCCWAFSAVAATEGIHQLKTGKLISLSEQELVDCDTAGEDQGCNGGLMDDAFTFIINNKGLTTEANYPYQAVDGTCNTNKEAKPAAKITGFEDVPANNEAALLKAVANQPVSVAIDASGSAFQFYSSGVFTGDCGTELDHGVTAVGYGKSSDGTKYWLVKNSWGTSWGENGYILMQRDIDAKEGLCGIAMQSSYPTA